Genomic DNA from Elgaria multicarinata webbii isolate HBS135686 ecotype San Diego chromosome 2, rElgMul1.1.pri, whole genome shotgun sequence:
GAAATCCAGTTGTGTCTCTCCACTGACAGAATGGTCTCCACCAGCACagtggattccccctcccctgcagctccttatgccccccccaatcttctccaGAGGGACCCTCCAGAGAAGATGCTGGGGGCCACATAAGACAGCAGAAAGCTGGACAAGAACTGGAAGTCCCAATGGAAGTCTGCTGGCACCACACTGCATTTCACCCATTATAGACCCAATCTTGACCACTTCAAGACCTTGTAGAGGGTGCAAAAGAATGTAGCATACTGACACAAAAGTAGCTCCAGTCACGAATGTCTGATGTAGAAGCATCATAGCTTGGCTGTGCTTAAAAGAACCCCAGTGGTTTGGACAttggggatgcttccagatgacacttttatatcgccatcaccctgcctcattcatggaatttttagACTGGGAGAGGGAGTCTAGGCACCATTGTCtcccactcataaccctcccatgttttcccaactGCTTATTCCATCTCTTCTGTGGAAAATGCAttacggggagggggggagttgcaATTGATAGGTGATGCTTTTTCATTGATAGTGGTAGGAGCCCTCTGTCCGGAAGCACCCTACATCAGGAATTTTGAACTCATCCACTTTCTCTGAAGACATTTACATCACCAGAGAAGCACACAAAGGCTGCCCTCGTCTTTCAGTGCTAGGCAGAATGAACGCCAAAGACACTGCTGTTCTCCTGCATGGATTTCCACTCCCAATTCCAGGCATTTGCCTCTGATTAGACTTCATATACTCTCAGTTGCTCTAGACACTAATACACAGCTTCATTCAACAAGTTTTCTGTTCCTTAAAACCAGGTTCCAGCCTTGTAACTTCCTACACACTTACATCTACAGTCAACTTCCTGTCACCTTCAAGTGACAGGTACCTCTTGTAGAGGATTCTGTTCTACATAGAACATAAAAACCCAAGAATGCTGCCAGGTTCCATGGTTTCCACGGCATCAGCACTGGTTGCTGAGCCACCAGGAGGAGCCCCATGAGCCACCAGCAacagccccctccaccccctcggcCACCACCCCCTCTTTACTTCCCCTCCCTCTATGACCGAACCACCCAAAGCACCACTCTAGCCGACTGCAGCCTCTGGCGGAAGCTTTTTGTGCCCCTGCGAGGGGGTGAAGCAGGGTCCGCTGGGCCTCAGAGACCTCCGCCGGGCCTTGGgctcctcccacccaccaatGAGCGCTGCTGTCCACCTCCCTGGCCAGCTGGCCTGGCCCCCATCCCCTATGAGCCATTGCGCTTCTTCTGCCCTGCTGCTGAGGGCACCGCCCAGCGGGGAGCGGCACACCAGCAGCCAGATGGGGAGATCTGTGAGCTTGGCATCCGCCTGAAGGAGCTGGAACTTCTGGCCCTCACTGGGGATGGCTTAGACCCACAACAGTGTAAGTAATTCAAAGGCTGATCCCCAAAGCCTCTTGGGACAAAACCTGCAAATATCTCTAAGATCAGtagtgtagtggaaccagggcttgTGGGGATTCAGCACCTGcaccttttgattagcagggttGGTGACATCATCAGAATGATGATGTCACCAACCCCCTCAGAATCCCCTCTTCCTCTGAGCTTAACTGCAATCCTCAGAgtagcttggggggtggggggaatggattttctcagcaacaatatattgttcccatttataatgtaaagtattttggagtggcttagctttgaatgggcaattgagaGCCCTTAGCTTTATAAAAGAGTGGCTCCTAgcagatgaaaactcctagaactggtttaTTTATCAACACACCTGTCTGCAATTTTGGGCTCTTCTTTGGAGTGTGGTGATGGGAACAGTCATGATGAGCAtctacacttcaaaatttaccatgaCACCACTGCCTAAGACTCTCTTGATGTTGTATCCTAACAATCCACCCCAACATCTCTGCTATAGTACCTCAAAGTATGGAACCCTTACCAGAATACATCATTATTCACTCTTGTCTTCTGCACACAACATCTCATGATCTTAATTCATCTTATGATCTTTGCCAACTCTGTCTTGATTCTAAATACTTTAAAACTTCCATATGTGTCCTTCAATTCCCAgatattgggctcatctacacctgcagccctttgtggagtggggagggattatcacagagttttccacttccagaCCGTCCTTCAAGGGCCACATACCAGCGAGTTGTCTGGAAATAAAGAGGGATGGTCTGgggtgacttttttttaaaaaaagaggagacatttgtgcaattgcacagGCGCGATCTTGCACGAAGCTgagattttaagaaaaaaaccaacaaactcgatGCTAGAAGACGCCAAACGCCATCCCACAGCAGTGAAAATGTTCTCTTCCTCACCCTGATGCCCATGGACTCcccacacacagctctgtgcccatttcctaagccctgctactcgcggggaagagggaggactccgggagggagagccacaccacccatggagctcgggatggtcccgagacagcaaggaaaaatggg
This window encodes:
- the C2H11orf91 gene encoding uncharacterized protein C11orf91 homolog; this translates as MSHQQQPPPPPRPPPPLYFPSLYDRTTQSTTLADCSLWRKLFVPLRGGEAGSAGPQRPPPGLGLLPPTNERCCPPPWPAGLAPIPYEPLRFFCPAAEGTAQRGAAHQQPDGEICELGIRLKELELLALTGDGLDPQQYKLLKALKDEKTQDVMTGLPLKKHSPAS